A region of Pseudomonas saponiphila DNA encodes the following proteins:
- a CDS encoding histone deacetylase family protein, translated as MLTIYSDDHHLHHGRCELIDGQLMPCFEMPSRADHVLDRVKHQNLGPVQAPKDFGLEPIERIHSRAYLDFFKGAWERWAAEGIDGDLLPYTWPARTLRSVIPTSLHGQLGYYSFDGGAPITAGTWQAAYSAAQVALTAQAHIQNGAHSAFALCRPPGHHAASDLMGGYCYLNNAAIAAQAFLDQGHKKVAILDVDYHHGNGTQSIFYERSDVLFTSIHGHPEAEFPFFLGYADECGEGPGEGYNFNYPLAAGSGWDLWSTALEQACKQIQRYDADIIVVSLGVDTFKDDPISQFKLDSPDYLAMGKRIAALGKPTLFVMEGGYAVAEIGINAVNVLEGFQSAQ; from the coding sequence ATGCTGACGATCTACTCGGACGATCACCACCTGCACCATGGCCGCTGTGAACTCATCGACGGGCAACTGATGCCCTGCTTCGAAATGCCGTCCCGGGCCGACCATGTGCTGGATCGGGTGAAACATCAGAATCTGGGGCCGGTGCAGGCGCCCAAGGACTTCGGCCTGGAGCCCATCGAGCGCATCCACAGTCGCGCCTACCTGGACTTCTTCAAAGGCGCCTGGGAGCGCTGGGCGGCCGAGGGCATCGACGGCGACCTGCTGCCCTACACCTGGCCGGCACGCACCCTGCGCAGCGTGATCCCCACCAGCCTGCATGGTCAGTTGGGCTACTACAGCTTCGATGGCGGCGCGCCGATCACCGCCGGCACCTGGCAAGCGGCCTACAGCGCGGCGCAAGTGGCGCTGACCGCCCAGGCCCATATCCAGAATGGCGCCCACAGTGCCTTCGCCCTGTGCCGGCCACCGGGACACCACGCCGCCAGCGACCTGATGGGCGGCTACTGCTACCTGAACAACGCGGCCATCGCCGCCCAGGCGTTCCTCGACCAGGGCCACAAGAAAGTCGCGATCCTCGACGTCGACTACCACCACGGCAACGGCACCCAATCGATCTTCTACGAGCGCAGCGACGTGCTCTTCACCTCGATCCACGGCCACCCGGAAGCCGAGTTCCCGTTCTTCCTGGGCTATGCCGACGAATGCGGCGAAGGCCCGGGCGAAGGCTACAACTTCAACTACCCACTGGCCGCCGGCAGCGGCTGGGACCTGTGGAGCACGGCCCTGGAGCAGGCCTGCAAGCAGATCCAGCGCTATGACGCCGACATCATCGTGGTGTCCCTGGGCGTGGACACTTTCAAGGACGACCCGATCTCGCAATTCAAACTCGACAGCCCGGATTACCTGGCCATGGGCAAGCGCATCGCCGCCCTCGGCAAGCCGACGCTGTTCGTCATGGAAGGCGGTTACGCGGTAGCAGAAATCGGCATCAACGCCGTGAACGTTCTCGAAGGTTTTCAAAGCGCCCAGTGA
- a CDS encoding ankyrin repeat domain-containing protein — protein MNPFTNAIARRIGIRGLCLTLVLLAGIPLAQAFELSKIRWWELQSSILLDDPETATLQLEPFPLPGLAQAPARLILSQYHGLFYLNAYEDAQYQRRVYKSPALAMFDDQALQACVPEQRPVEVTDNWPSSKQLEAALSLTKLSFDCQSPGWPLSNRYLLVDSRDPQRPLLAIGQRQGEARIDFIPQQPISPELQQQWQQALQKYPKLLEPFDPSTGQLSVKPYAPEPGAEQVWAQFRQLHAQLRDAKDKAPGIVRVEAFFTRHDFRAIAAERSSYPGLLNDIAYWATEAGRLQSARPWLAYVLRRDPGRMPTYLNLADLDWRLYEQQPGDSRHLGRALENYRRYCGLRLQRQLGVPARVTQRLGLETPSELACQSAWPLVTAVDQGDADEVRRLLQSGLRGDVIAADGRPALLHALDKPDLELARLLLAHGARPQGQYNGRTQVFLAMRRDLKDNPDLSQAKRLNFLLQAGAAIDEQDVQGGTVLQAMAKERDDIERFNWLLQHPQDLDKRSGPDGETALFLALRGGNYAAARALIEAGANLNLSYGRYVCEQQPSRQSLLMIVAEQGSPEVINPWVSQQQSLDMFTLLLEKGADPNVGRYCKNNGYTWLLEIMARRKRDDMLKVLQGFAPPPPATAFRL, from the coding sequence CCCGGCGCATCGGCATTCGCGGGCTCTGTCTGACGCTGGTGCTGCTGGCTGGCATCCCCCTCGCCCAGGCTTTCGAGCTGTCCAAGATCCGCTGGTGGGAATTGCAGAGCAGCATCCTTCTGGACGATCCGGAAACCGCCACGCTGCAACTCGAACCCTTTCCCCTGCCCGGACTGGCCCAGGCTCCGGCCCGGTTGATCCTCAGCCAGTACCACGGGCTGTTCTATCTCAACGCCTATGAAGACGCGCAGTACCAGCGGCGGGTCTACAAGTCGCCAGCACTGGCGATGTTCGATGACCAGGCGCTACAGGCCTGCGTGCCCGAGCAGCGCCCCGTTGAGGTTACGGACAACTGGCCGTCGAGCAAGCAGCTGGAAGCCGCCCTGAGCCTGACCAAACTGAGTTTCGACTGCCAGAGCCCGGGCTGGCCGCTCAGCAATCGCTACCTGCTGGTGGACAGCCGCGATCCCCAGCGGCCATTGCTGGCCATCGGTCAGCGCCAGGGCGAGGCACGGATCGACTTCATCCCGCAGCAACCGATCAGCCCCGAGCTGCAGCAGCAATGGCAACAGGCCCTGCAAAAATACCCAAAACTGCTGGAGCCCTTTGACCCCAGCACCGGCCAGCTGAGCGTCAAGCCCTATGCGCCGGAGCCCGGCGCGGAGCAGGTCTGGGCCCAGTTCCGCCAGTTGCACGCGCAACTGCGCGACGCCAAGGACAAGGCGCCGGGCATCGTCCGGGTGGAAGCCTTCTTCACCCGCCATGACTTTCGCGCTATCGCCGCCGAGCGCAGTAGCTACCCCGGCCTGCTCAACGACATCGCCTATTGGGCTACCGAGGCTGGCCGCTTGCAGAGCGCCCGGCCCTGGCTGGCCTATGTACTGCGCCGCGACCCGGGACGCATGCCGACCTACCTCAACCTGGCTGACCTGGACTGGCGCCTGTACGAGCAGCAGCCGGGAGACTCCAGGCACCTGGGCCGGGCCCTGGAGAACTATCGGCGGTACTGCGGGCTGCGCCTGCAACGCCAGCTCGGGGTGCCCGCCAGGGTCACCCAGCGCCTGGGCCTGGAGACACCCAGCGAACTAGCCTGCCAAAGCGCCTGGCCGCTGGTGACGGCGGTGGACCAGGGTGACGCGGACGAAGTCCGGCGCCTGCTGCAAAGTGGCCTGCGCGGCGACGTCATCGCCGCCGATGGGCGCCCGGCGCTGTTGCACGCGCTGGATAAGCCCGACCTGGAGCTCGCCCGGCTGTTGCTGGCCCATGGCGCCCGCCCCCAGGGCCAGTACAACGGCCGCACCCAGGTGTTCCTGGCCATGCGCCGCGACCTCAAGGACAACCCGGACCTGAGCCAGGCCAAGCGCCTGAACTTCCTCCTGCAGGCCGGCGCCGCCATCGATGAACAGGATGTCCAGGGCGGCACCGTGCTGCAGGCCATGGCCAAGGAACGCGACGACATCGAGCGCTTCAACTGGTTGCTGCAACATCCCCAGGACCTCGACAAGCGCAGCGGGCCAGACGGCGAAACCGCGCTGTTTCTGGCGCTCAGGGGCGGCAACTACGCCGCTGCCAGAGCACTGATAGAGGCCGGCGCCAACCTCAACCTGAGCTATGGCCGCTACGTTTGCGAACAGCAGCCGAGTCGCCAAAGCCTGCTGATGATCGTCGCCGAACAGGGCTCGCCCGAGGTCATCAATCCCTGGGTCAGCCAGCAACAGAGCCTGGACATGTTCACCCTGCTGCTGGAAAAAGGCGCCGATCCCAACGTCGGCCGCTACTGCAAGAACAACGGCTACACCTGGCTGCTGGAGATCATGGCCCGGCGCAAGCGCGACGACATGCTCAAGGTGCTGCAAGGCTTTGCGCCGCCACCGCCGGCGACGGCGTTCCGCCTTTGA
- a CDS encoding polyamine ABC transporter substrate-binding protein, translated as MQRRQRFIVPALCACLLGTAAHAEERTLRVYNWFDYITPKALEDFKAQNSQVKLVYDIFDTNEALEAKLLTGNSGYDVVVPSNVFLAKQIEAGVFQPLDRSKLPNWNHLDPKLMKLIEANDPGNQFAVPYMYGTILIGFNPDKIKAALGDKAPVDSWDLIFKEENISKLKQCGVALLDSPSEILPLALQHLGLDPNSKKPADYEKAEALLMKIRPYVTYFHSSKYMADIANGDICVAVGYSGSFSQAANRAKEAKNGVTVDMRLPKEGAPIWFDMLAIPKGAKNQEDAYTFINYLLQPQVIAPVSDFVGYPNPNKDATELVDPSIRHNPNLYPTEAAMGTLYTLQPLPRDAERARTRAWTKIKSGT; from the coding sequence ATGCAAAGACGCCAACGCTTTATCGTTCCCGCCCTGTGCGCCTGCCTGCTGGGCACCGCCGCCCACGCCGAAGAGCGCACCCTGCGGGTGTACAACTGGTTCGACTACATCACCCCCAAGGCCCTGGAGGATTTCAAGGCGCAGAACAGCCAGGTGAAACTGGTCTACGACATCTTCGACACCAACGAAGCCCTGGAGGCCAAGCTGCTGACCGGCAACTCCGGGTATGACGTGGTGGTGCCGTCCAACGTGTTCCTGGCCAAGCAGATCGAGGCCGGGGTGTTCCAACCCCTGGACCGCAGCAAGCTGCCCAACTGGAACCACCTGGACCCCAAGCTGATGAAGCTGATCGAGGCCAACGACCCGGGCAACCAATTCGCCGTGCCCTACATGTACGGCACCATCCTGATCGGCTTCAACCCGGACAAGATCAAGGCCGCCCTCGGCGACAAGGCGCCGGTGGACAGCTGGGACCTGATCTTCAAGGAAGAGAACATCAGCAAGCTCAAGCAGTGCGGCGTGGCCCTGCTCGACTCGCCATCGGAAATCCTGCCCCTGGCCCTGCAGCACCTGGGCCTGGACCCCAACAGCAAGAAGCCGGCGGACTACGAGAAGGCTGAAGCGCTGCTGATGAAAATCCGGCCATACGTCACCTACTTCCATTCATCCAAGTACATGGCCGACATCGCCAATGGCGACATCTGCGTGGCGGTGGGCTACTCGGGGAGCTTCTCCCAGGCCGCCAACCGCGCCAAGGAAGCCAAGAACGGCGTGACCGTGGACATGCGCCTGCCCAAGGAAGGCGCGCCGATCTGGTTCGACATGCTGGCGATCCCCAAGGGCGCCAAGAACCAGGAAGATGCCTACACCTTCATCAACTACCTGCTGCAACCCCAGGTCATTGCCCCGGTCAGCGACTTTGTCGGTTATCCCAACCCGAACAAGGACGCCACCGAACTGGTGGACCCTTCGATCCGCCACAACCCCAACCTGTATCCGACGGAAGCGGCGATGGGCACCCTGTACACCCTGCAACCGTTGCCCCGCGATGCGGAACGGGCAAGGACCCGGGCCTGGACCAAGATCAAGTCCGGAACCTGA
- a CDS encoding ankyrin repeat domain-containing protein — MKLFSDTARRLGLHGLGLALLVLTGAPAVQAFDLDLAGIKWSGMARSFVLDYPETATLQIKPFPVPGLAQVPARIVLSQYRGLFYLNAYQDLKYQQRVYKSPPIALFSPEELRACAPTDTSLRVSDHWPPSNELDTGLTLTPLDFDCSTPSDWQLSQRYLLIDQRDPQHPLLAISHRQDLSQMTFTPLQPISEDTGQQWLQALQAFPRWFRPFTQGKGPITLNAYASAPSPESVWKEFRALHEQLRSAKDKRPGIRQVEDFFAVHDVRSIATERREYPGLLNDIAYWSSEAGQLQTARPWLKEVLRRDPGRMPTYLNLADLDWAIYQQRTLDNIHQGRAIEGYRVYCGLRLQRQMSIPPRVLQRLGLNAATARDCQAFWPLVDAVDAGDLAEVQRLLASGVSGEVMADDGRSALLHALDAPRLDIARLLLEHGAHTSGLYNWTTLATLAMRRDLGDSPDLSQGGRLKFLIESGVAVDEPDSQGVTPLMQMTENKRSLQGFSWLLKYPQNLDLRTARDGETALYQAFSGSNYEAVRQLIAAGANLNLSYGRGTCYNQPVGESLLTLVADKTAADAKAPYVSQQDTLALFTLLLEKGADPTVGQHCEKKGYTLLLEAIARKKREDMLQVLQRYVPTAPAG, encoded by the coding sequence TTGAAGCTATTCTCAGACACCGCCCGGCGCCTCGGCCTGCACGGGTTGGGCCTGGCGCTGCTAGTGCTGACAGGCGCACCCGCCGTCCAGGCCTTCGACCTGGACCTGGCCGGGATCAAATGGTCGGGCATGGCCCGCTCCTTCGTTCTCGACTACCCGGAAACCGCCACCCTGCAGATCAAGCCGTTCCCCGTGCCGGGCCTGGCGCAGGTGCCGGCGCGAATCGTCCTGAGCCAGTACCGCGGGCTGTTCTACCTCAACGCCTACCAGGACCTGAAGTACCAGCAGCGGGTGTACAAGTCGCCACCCATTGCCCTGTTCAGCCCAGAAGAGCTAAGGGCCTGCGCGCCCACGGACACCTCGCTGCGGGTCAGCGACCACTGGCCACCGAGCAATGAGCTGGACACGGGGCTGACCCTGACGCCCCTGGACTTCGACTGTTCGACGCCCTCGGACTGGCAACTCAGCCAACGCTACCTGCTGATCGACCAGCGCGACCCGCAGCACCCGCTGTTGGCCATCAGTCACCGCCAGGACCTGAGCCAGATGACGTTCACCCCGCTGCAACCGATCAGCGAGGACACCGGGCAGCAATGGTTGCAGGCCCTGCAGGCGTTTCCCCGCTGGTTCCGTCCCTTCACCCAGGGCAAGGGGCCGATCACCCTCAACGCCTATGCGTCGGCGCCGTCCCCGGAGAGCGTCTGGAAGGAGTTCCGCGCGCTGCACGAGCAACTGCGCAGCGCCAAGGACAAACGGCCGGGCATCCGCCAGGTGGAGGACTTCTTCGCCGTCCATGACGTTCGCAGCATCGCCACCGAGCGCCGCGAATACCCAGGCCTGCTCAACGACATCGCCTACTGGAGCAGCGAAGCCGGGCAGCTGCAAACCGCCCGCCCCTGGCTCAAGGAAGTGCTGCGCCGCGACCCAGGGCGGATGCCGACCTACCTCAACCTGGCGGACCTGGACTGGGCGATCTACCAACAACGCACCCTGGACAACATCCACCAGGGCCGGGCCATCGAGGGTTATCGGGTGTATTGCGGCCTGCGCCTGCAACGCCAGATGAGCATCCCGCCCCGGGTGCTGCAGCGCCTGGGCCTGAACGCCGCCACCGCCCGGGACTGCCAGGCGTTCTGGCCGCTGGTGGACGCGGTGGATGCCGGCGACCTGGCCGAAGTGCAGCGCCTGCTGGCCAGTGGCGTCAGCGGCGAGGTCATGGCCGACGATGGCCGCAGCGCCCTGTTGCACGCCCTGGACGCACCGCGCCTGGACATCGCCCGGCTGCTGCTTGAACACGGCGCCCACACCAGCGGCCTGTACAACTGGACTACCCTGGCGACCCTGGCCATGCGCCGCGATCTGGGCGACAGCCCCGACCTGAGCCAGGGCGGACGCCTGAAGTTCCTGATCGAATCCGGTGTCGCCGTCGACGAGCCGGACAGCCAGGGCGTGACACCGCTGATGCAGATGACCGAGAACAAACGCAGCCTGCAAGGCTTCAGCTGGCTGCTGAAGTACCCGCAAAACCTCGACCTGCGCACGGCAAGGGATGGCGAAACCGCCCTGTACCAAGCGTTCTCGGGCAGCAACTACGAGGCCGTGCGGCAACTGATAGCGGCCGGCGCCAACCTCAACCTGAGCTACGGCCGCGGCACCTGCTACAACCAGCCCGTTGGCGAAAGCCTGCTGACCCTGGTGGCCGACAAGACCGCCGCCGACGCCAAGGCCCCCTACGTCAGCCAGCAGGACACCCTGGCGCTGTTCACCCTGCTGCTGGAAAAAGGCGCCGACCCGACTGTCGGCCAGCACTGCGAGAAAAAGGGCTACACCCTGTTGCTGGAAGCCATCGCCCGGAAAAAGCGTGAGGACATGCTCCAGGTCCTGCAGCGCTACGTTCCCACTGCGCCCGCCGGCTGA